From a region of the Vaginimicrobium propionicum genome:
- a CDS encoding virulence protein, translating into MVNTKKAENYGLVVTLPATLDETELARLHELIAAKKDLIAKALGASQLSITTSSEGLSFPWWDELPEFEKITAYTEFLTKLITYAKRIHRTVTRSTRQVSNEKYELRSLLYRIGLSGKEHKEVRKILLAPLSGDSAWKTPPQVNTNQEM; encoded by the coding sequence ATGGTGAACACCAAAAAGGCTGAAAACTACGGGCTCGTAGTCACCCTGCCCGCCACGCTTGATGAGACTGAGCTGGCAAGGCTGCATGAACTTATCGCAGCCAAGAAAGACTTGATCGCTAAAGCGCTCGGCGCGAGCCAGCTTAGCATCACCACCAGTAGTGAGGGGCTGAGTTTCCCGTGGTGGGATGAGCTGCCCGAGTTCGAGAAGATCACTGCCTACACCGAGTTCTTAACGAAGCTGATCACCTACGCCAAACGGATCCACCGCACCGTAACCCGCAGTACAAGACAGGTAAGTAATGAGAAGTATGAACTGCGTTCCCTGCTTTACCGCATCGGACTTTCTGGTAAAGAGCATAAGGAAGTACGCAAGATTTTACTTGCACCATTAAGCGGTGATTCTGCGTGGAAAACCCCGCCACAAGTAAACACTAACCAAGAGATGTAA
- a CDS encoding terminase large subunit, with translation MRQLAEYQPTRFMAESSRYDKRRADFAVAFIQALKHTKGRWAGKPFMLIDWQEQIIRDLFGVVKPDGFRQFTTAYVEIPKKQGKSELAAAVALLLCCGDGEERAEVYGCAADRQQASIVFEVAADMVRMCPPLAKRVKILRSQKRIIYSPTNSFYQVLSAEAYSKHGFNISGVVFDELHTQPNRALFDVMTKGSGDARTQPLYFLITTAGTDTHSICYEQHQKAQDILDGKKIDPTFYPVIYGAGQDDDWTDEAVWHKANPSLDVTVPIQKVRDACNSARQNPAEENTFRQLRLNQWVKQSVRWMPMNTWNENDAPVHLDELEGRVCYGGLDLASTTDITAFVLVFPPRDDDDKYTVAPWFWIPEDNLKLRVSRDHVPYDLWNSQGFLETTEGNVVHYGYIEKFIEDLGTRFNIREIAFDRWGAVQMSQNLEDAGFTVVPFGQGFKDMSPPSKELMKLALEGKLAHGGHPVLAWMVDNIHVRTDPAGNIKPDKQKSTEKIDGVVATIMALDRAIRCGNTPEASSVYDSRGLLVL, from the coding sequence ATGCGTCAGCTAGCTGAATATCAACCGACACGGTTCATGGCTGAAAGCTCGCGCTATGACAAGCGTCGAGCCGATTTTGCGGTCGCGTTCATCCAAGCTTTAAAGCATACGAAAGGTCGGTGGGCAGGAAAACCTTTTATGTTGATTGATTGGCAAGAACAAATCATTCGCGACCTTTTCGGGGTGGTCAAACCTGACGGGTTTCGCCAATTCACTACGGCTTACGTGGAGATCCCGAAGAAACAGGGCAAGAGTGAACTTGCCGCCGCCGTCGCACTCTTGCTGTGTTGCGGCGATGGCGAGGAACGCGCTGAAGTTTATGGGTGTGCTGCCGATCGGCAACAAGCATCCATCGTGTTCGAAGTGGCAGCCGACATGGTGAGAATGTGTCCCCCACTAGCCAAGCGGGTAAAGATCCTTAGAAGCCAAAAACGTATCATCTACTCCCCCACCAATTCCTTCTACCAGGTACTGTCGGCTGAGGCCTATTCCAAACACGGATTCAATATTTCCGGAGTGGTATTCGATGAGCTACACACCCAACCCAACCGGGCGCTCTTCGACGTGATGACCAAAGGCAGTGGGGATGCTCGCACCCAGCCGCTGTACTTCCTGATCACAACCGCCGGCACCGACACCCACAGCATCTGCTACGAGCAACACCAAAAAGCCCAAGACATTCTGGATGGCAAAAAGATCGACCCCACCTTTTATCCAGTCATCTATGGGGCGGGGCAAGATGATGATTGGACCGATGAAGCCGTGTGGCATAAAGCCAACCCATCCTTGGACGTGACGGTGCCAATCCAGAAAGTTAGGGACGCTTGTAATAGTGCCAGGCAGAATCCGGCTGAAGAAAACACCTTCAGACAGTTGCGTTTGAACCAGTGGGTCAAACAGTCTGTGCGGTGGATGCCTATGAATACCTGGAACGAAAACGATGCCCCAGTCCACTTGGATGAGTTAGAAGGCCGTGTTTGTTACGGCGGGCTCGACCTGGCATCCACCACCGATATCACTGCTTTCGTGCTCGTATTCCCACCCAGGGATGACGATGACAAATACACGGTCGCGCCCTGGTTTTGGATACCCGAAGACAACCTCAAACTCAGAGTTTCTAGGGATCACGTCCCCTACGACCTGTGGAACAGTCAAGGATTCCTGGAGACGACCGAGGGCAACGTGGTGCACTACGGGTATATCGAGAAATTCATTGAGGATCTTGGCACCCGGTTTAATATCCGAGAAATCGCTTTCGACCGGTGGGGTGCGGTCCAAATGAGCCAAAACCTTGAGGATGCTGGTTTCACGGTAGTGCCTTTCGGGCAAGGCTTCAAAGACATGTCCCCACCCTCCAAAGAACTCATGAAACTCGCCCTAGAAGGCAAGCTGGCCCATGGCGGACACCCGGTGCTGGCCTGGATGGTCGATAACATTCACGTGCGCACCGACCCGGCAGGCAACATCAAACCCGACAAACAAAAATCCACCGAGAAGATCGACGGCGTAGTAGCCACCATCATGGCCTTGGATCGAGCAATAAGATGCGGCAACACCCCAGAGGCGAGCTCAGTTTATGATTCGCGGGGACTATTGGTGCTATGA
- a CDS encoding DNA cytosine methyltransferase, which yields MRQTLRLGSLFDGSGGFPLAATKVGIEPVWASEIDPFPILVTTTRLPQMQHLGNICNIDGSQLEPVDVVTFGSPCQDLSVAGKRAGLSGERSGLFHQAVRVIKEMRKASHGLYPRFAVWENVPGAFSSNKGADFHSVLQNLISVVDGQAAADLPRVQKWHKAGAVVADQWSIAWRVLDAQFFGVPQRRRRIYLIADFASERAGQILFEPTGSSRNLAQGCSEKQNPPTNPRAGTHEASKSLDVFALRMRAGKPGGGKGPLVQTNLSGTLGCSNDQSIIEPLLFDHHPQDARVTGPRDVASTVTARYGTGGGNTPIIATAYGFNALHEGRGAAVGRYGYSTEVSKTLDTSGITPTCNQGGIAIVEPDVVSASKADFFCRGNVNIAGALLASDSTEPPLVTDPGMPEYRVRRLTPTECARLQGFPDTWTDGLAIENPSEDVLDYWWQV from the coding sequence GTGAGACAAACTTTAAGGCTAGGCTCGCTTTTTGATGGCTCGGGTGGTTTCCCACTCGCGGCAACAAAGGTTGGTATCGAACCGGTGTGGGCGAGCGAGATTGATCCCTTCCCGATCCTCGTCACCACCACGCGCCTTCCGCAAATGCAACACCTAGGAAACATCTGCAACATTGACGGCAGTCAGCTAGAGCCAGTGGATGTGGTCACGTTTGGCTCTCCTTGCCAAGACCTATCGGTGGCAGGTAAAAGGGCAGGCTTATCTGGCGAACGCTCGGGTCTATTCCACCAAGCTGTCAGAGTCATCAAGGAAATGAGAAAGGCAAGTCATGGTCTATATCCAAGATTCGCTGTTTGGGAAAACGTGCCCGGAGCCTTCTCAAGCAATAAAGGGGCAGACTTCCACAGCGTCCTGCAAAACCTCATCTCGGTTGTCGACGGGCAAGCAGCGGCTGACCTACCTCGAGTACAAAAGTGGCATAAAGCTGGAGCGGTCGTGGCAGACCAATGGAGTATTGCGTGGCGAGTATTGGACGCGCAATTTTTCGGAGTACCCCAACGACGTAGAAGAATCTACCTTATCGCAGATTTTGCAAGCGAGCGTGCCGGACAAATACTCTTTGAGCCCACGGGCAGCTCAAGGAATCTTGCGCAGGGCTGCAGTGAAAAGCAAAACCCTCCCACCAATCCTCGAGCAGGCACTCACGAGGCAAGCAAATCTTTAGATGTGTTCGCCTTGCGGATGCGGGCAGGTAAACCAGGTGGTGGTAAAGGTCCGCTCGTGCAAACAAATCTGTCAGGCACGCTCGGATGCAGTAACGATCAGAGTATTATTGAGCCGCTACTATTTGACCATCATCCCCAAGACGCGAGAGTTACTGGACCACGTGATGTCGCCTCAACCGTGACCGCTCGTTACGGCACTGGCGGAGGCAATACTCCCATCATCGCTACCGCCTACGGTTTCAATGCGTTACATGAGGGACGCGGCGCGGCAGTGGGCAGGTACGGTTATTCAACCGAGGTATCCAAGACGCTCGATACGTCAGGGATAACTCCGACCTGCAACCAAGGCGGCATCGCCATCGTCGAACCCGACGTTGTGAGTGCCTCGAAGGCAGACTTCTTCTGCCGAGGAAACGTCAATATTGCTGGTGCTCTGTTGGCTTCGGACTCAACTGAGCCGCCCCTGGTCACCGACCCTGGCATGCCCGAATACCGCGTTAGACGCTTAACCCCAACCGAATGCGCCCGCCTACAAGGATTCCCTGATACTTGGACAGACGGACTCGCCATCGAGAACCCGAGCGAAGACGTGCTGGATTATTGGTGGCAAGTCTGA